ACAAGAGCTTGAATTCATCATCTGGGTATCTTCCAAAATGTTTTCTTCATCTTCCGTGAAAATCTTTTCATCTCTTTTGAAAGGTTTAGGCATAGATCGAGGTCTTAATCCATGATCTAACATAGAACACCGAAATTGGGAAACGGGTGTTCTGCATTTTCCCTTATCGAATGAAAAATACTCGTAAAGTAGGAATTTTTGCTTGAAATTTGTTGAATTTGTGAGCGAACAAGCAAACCTCAAGCTGCTTTGAATTTTTTCCGATGGCACAGAAATATCCATAAGTCAGCCGGGGAAGGACTAGAGCGAATTACTCTTCCAAAAAACAGAAACAAATTAGGAAAAGGAAATAAATTTAACAGCATAAGATTCTGAGCTGTACCACTGGAAACCTTTGATTATGAACTGCGGAAGAAACAAAGTCCGAGCTTCGAAAAATCCGCCGATGGTTGTTGGCTGTTCCAACTAACGAACAGAAAATATGAATGTTTTTCGTCGGAGGGATTTCGATTTAAAAATAAGATTTTAACTATTTGATTGAttgaaattataaataataataaaatggaatttAACTTTTTCCAGTAGAGTGAATTTGATATTAGATTTTGCAGCTCGTCTCAAATTCAAAATCTTGATCACAACATTcaagctatttgatgaaatgTGAATGAATAAAAATGCAAAGATTGAACACAATCAACAGGAAATTTGAATggatttttaattaaaactagttactctgcacacgCAATGCGTGTGTGCagtcttttttatctttatcaattGACTAAAGTAAAATTTGACTAATTATAAAagaactaaattgatatttgaatttttgaaataataacaaataataaaaacaaaagtgtgttgaaatttaaaaacaaaaaaacaaaagtgtaatactagtatcatataaggataAAGTTCGAAAAAAAATTGATGTCTTTCCTAGATGGTTATTATCATGTcttcaactttaataaaatataatagattatcatttatttaattttgaaattattcgaactataaataaaaatataattatttttaatcttagaatttttatttttcgtcCTCAAGTTTTGGTCTACtttccaaaattttaatttaatgttaTTATAACCCAATATATTAATTGTGAGTTTGAATATAGAAATTGTAGCTTAAAAAAGTGCTTGaataagtctaattttttaaattattttattataaaaaagcATAAGCAATTTATGTGTTTGTATAAatgatgaaaaatgtttttttttaaaaattaaaataaaaagtagAAACAGAAGCACAATCAAAATTCTAACTTGAAGCATTTAATAAGTgctttttaaaaattgtttttttaatcaattgctatattttttaaaaaataacaatttattttttaaaaaaaatgttttactTTGATCGACTTTTCTAACCAAAAATGCACTACAAAGCATAATTTAATCCTAACATCTTCtcaaattattgattttatCTATAAGAAGACATATTAGATTAGATTAAcacaatatataaaattttttggTGTAATAAATCCGAGGCCATGTTGATTTTACCATTTCTAACTTCATTTTAACTTGAATTTATAAATATCCTTTTTTTTAGAAGACAAAATATATTATTCGtaaaacatatcttgtgtatttataagttattatcattataataaattttatgagTTATAATTACTTCTGAAGATAATATTTGGTTTAAACAACGAATGATGTAGTAAACTGAAAAATACAGATAAGAATTTTTTTAGTTTTGATCGTATGATAACACAAAACTATAAACATTATATCCAAAGACGGATCTAATTAGGTCATTGTTGAATTGTAGCTCATCACAATTTGTGTTTTaaacttatataaattttttatttagcaCATTAAATTCCACACTTTACACACTTAAAAGCAAACAATCTCATTAATTATAGGTCACAACTTCATTAAACAGTACAATATAACGACTTTTTCgtggtatatatataatataatataatgactttttcattatatataatttattacatTGAATTGTTTAATAAGTTCtagatatataatttattatattttttataataatatataatttattatattaagtCGAAGTATACACTTACTATAATTTTTAAGTTCGTTTCCGAATGTGTTTATCACTATCGTATATTGCATAGCAAATACAGTCTTGACAGAAACGGAAACTAATTGGACAAAAGATAAACAAAATCAAGATTATTCCAGTTGTTTTTAGATTTGAGACGagatttaaatacttaaaaaaaaatttgagacgAGATCTCGAACTCTCAAGTTTAAAACTGATGGCAATAAAACCAGccaaatcaataaaaaaaataattaaaaaacaatTAGGGTTATTTTCGACTTATATAGACCAGCCTGGTTTCctcctctgtcagaatatcatAGGACTTCCCTTTTACTCTCTAACAttgttattaaatatttatttatagaaatataatataatttacaGTTAAATTAAAAGGCGCCATGGATGGTGGTTGCGCCGCACCTTCGCCGCCCGATTCAGGCAATACTGCCACTGGTTCCGGCGGCAAAGCCACAGAATTTCTGGCCAACCTCCCATCTCGGGGACTCTTTTCCTCCACGGTCTTTTCCTCCAATCCGGTACTATTCTTTTTCTAAAACcctaaatttattaattttttaacagAGGGTTGCTTCATTGCATGTATTACTAATTCTTTGATGCATATGCTACTGATTCATATTCATAGTGTTGGTCTGGATCGGTAAATTCTGGGAACTTCAAAGGTTTTTCAACCTTTGGTATTTGACCAAGTAACGTGCATTTAGATGCCGACGAAATGTGAAATTTGACCAAGTTGAATGCAGTTATCGGCAATTAAGCAATGTGTTTAGTTTGAATTAGCTACGAGAAGAAAATGGGGATTGGTTCTGGAAAAATATCTGAGTCATGACTCATGAATTGAGGTCACCGACTCTCATAAAGAAACACTGTGTATGTTGGGGAATGTTCAAAGGATGAAAATCAACAATGTATTTGGTACTGCAGATGGGCACCATTCCACTGGGAGACTATAAtgaaagaaggcggtaatgacGGATTTCTTAACTTGATCTTCCGTGACAGTTTATGTAAATGGACTTAGCCTTTCAAAGCTAGTACTTGTTGGTAACTTGCCAGGTGATGAATAAATATTGCAGATATGTTGATCTCGGAGTTCAAACACATGTTGAATTTGTTTAGGCATGTGATGTCCcctgaacaagccaatgtttctTGCTGAGATCTGAACACGTCTGAGATTCTGTGTTATGAATGAAACATGTGGCTGAAAATAAATGTTACGGACGATTGAATCAAAAGGGACTACCAGAAATTTTCCCAACATTCTTGAATCTCAGACTGTTAGACACTCTCAAATTGTATCCTGAATTCTTATATTCTAAATATCATTTGAAAGCTAATGAAAACTGGagtgttatttttctcaaatataTGTGCTTTTTCTGGTATCTTTCGGTGGTTGCTTATTTATTTCGGTAAATATATGGGAAAGGCCTATATTTAATGTTCATTGAATTCCCTGGAAATATATCCATACCTTTTCGCATTTGTTTTGTTATTTACAAGTTGGCAATTCTGCCAGGGTGGAATGCGGGTATATGTTTGTGATCATGATACATCACCTCCAGGTTCTTTGTTACATATTTTAATGATTAATATGTTTAGGTTCTGAAGATAAATGTTGTAGTGCTAATTATTATGTATCTCGGATATGATCATCCTTTTTTCTCAAACAACAGTTTGCAATCGGTCTTTCTGCCTGTAAATTGTTTACACAATTGTCGATGTATCTTTTATGGTGCTATTTGATGCTAGGACCTATTAAAGCATGTTTACTTTTTTGTGGCCAATCAAATAACTTGGCATGGCCAGCCTCTGACAATTACGCTGTTTATAGTTGTACTTGGAAGATTTTACTTTGTGTATGTAGCAACATGTTGATAGCTAATTTGGAAGATTGAATATCTCACCTTGATCTTGTTGTATCAGAGGACCAACTCATAAAAACAAACCAGACAAATATACTGATTAGGTCTCTTATGCTGAAGAATAAGGCCGCTTCTTCTGTAAAAGATGGAAAAAGTCCAGCTGCAGGTCAGAGTTCTAAGAAAAGGTGATGAATCCATCTTACTAGGGTGATAGCAGTGTGAGTAGGTTCTATATCCCTACCTTTATATTAATCTCTTTGTAACCCTTTGGTTCCTGTGCTCTTCCTCATCTTGTCAGGTCTGCTGATAGAGCTTTGGACGGTAAGGCTGCAGGGAAGAGGGCAATGTCCAGCTCTCAGCTAGGTTCTTTGCAAGGTGAAATATTTATCGTATTCTTTTTGGCAGCTTATTAACTGAACATTATGAAACTGTTATGACTCCCGAATCTTCGCAAGGTGGAGAGGCTTCCTCTCTTGTTAGTCACCTCTATGCACTCGTAGGGAGTGCGTGTTATCTAATTCTTAGGACAAAGAAAGTTCTTGGATGTTCTTCAAATGTGAGATAGTATTTAAGCTTAGTTGAATGAGTCTGAGCAGGCATTGGCTTCATAATTTGAGCTTGATATAAGATGAAGAATCATATAATTGTAGAAAGTGTAAATGTGGTGATTCCACCATTTTCCTTGATCTTAAGTGAGTGGATTGGGCCAAGCTGCAGGTGAACCCAAGTTTGATATCAGTAGAGGGCGAAAGAACTTTAGCTTTTTGATTAGACAGTGCCTTGAAAAACCACATCTTCTTTGTTTAAGTTCGTACTTCTAAGTCGAAGCAAACAACACTGCTGGTAATATTTTCGCTTGTTGACCATTACATGTGAGAATAAACAAAGATACAAGCTCGAAAGAATCTAGTGAGTTAAGATTTGAGTGGGAAACCAACTCTCTATTTGGTTAGACCTGAGAAAAGAGAAGGGAGCCCATGATGCACAAAGCAATGACCTTCCTTGATTCAAGTACTGCGTAATAATCTTGAATTTGTCCTCTTATAATGTATGTGGAATAGCTGAAGAAAGTGAGTGCATTCTGTTTCAATAGTTTAtcattgattttaattattttgttgtGACCAAATTACTATGATGCGCATTTTCGTATATGTAGAGGGATCTTCCCAAGTGGTGGACAAAAATCTGCAGAACTTGACAGTAGAAAGACTCCGTGCTCTTCTCAAGGAGAAAGGACTCTCACCAAAAGGGAAAAAGGCAAGTTCTATTGTATTCAACTTGTAGCTCCCATACCTTTTGTCCCAGTGTGATGAAAGATCATACAATGCAGCGACTTCAATTTTATTTACGGCACTCTTGCTTTCATCTCTGTTAACAGGATGAATTGATTGCTCGCTTGAGAGGATAAACAGATAACTGAGTTATGAGTTTGATAGGCATATTGACCTACAATTTATGTAAAAGCATCACGCTTTACTTCGATAGTCTCGTGTAAAGTGTGTTGTAGTGTGATGATAAATGCTGTAGAACTTCATTTTGTATTAACATTCCCATGCTTCTTTAATTCTTCATGTCTTTCTTGAGATGGCATGAGGGCATATATATGAGTAGATTTGGCTTTTATCTCACCTGTGCAGGTTTTGTTGACAAAGTTGTGGTATGGATGTGGTGAAattgattttttcaaaaaattcaacATGAGCCATGCGCCATGTGTGGATAAATCCTCTTTAAATTTGCTAGTTTCAAATGACAAATCTATACACTACTTGTTCTATGAAACGTTATCATTTAGGAATCCATTATAAGAGTTTTTTTCGTTATATTTGTTATAATTAAGTCTCGAACTTGAACTCGCGTTGGAGCCATTAATGCGATATGAAATACCAAGCATTCAGTTACATTGTCTGGATGGACTAATCGGAAAGCTTTAGAGCAAATTTTGAACCATAATGATGCATCCTTTCCACCAAATACGAAACCGATATTCAATTTAACCATTATATAAACTTTTAATCTAAGAAGGCAATGTAAGcatatttattgttatttacgataattttttaattaatgaaGTACCAAATTATAAATGTAGAacgataaatcatatattactttttatatatCTAGttaatttagattttttattaGAATTAATTTGAATATTTAACATCATCAATTGATCAATTGTTTACaattatctatatctatataaattATATTGACATATAAAAGTTTAAATGAAATTATaattcaaattaaaataaatattttttaaaaaataataacaaaaatatgCGTCATTTCTAGGACAACACTCTACCTAGTTCCTTTCATGGAGTGAGGAATGAAGTTCAGTTTTAGATTGTTAAGTGTCATCCAACTAGAGTGGAAAATCATATGCTAAAGCGACTTTTGCTTGAAGGTCATCTTAAATAGAATAGTAAGTCTTTTGTAAGATTGTTTCACAGACAACTCTACTCATATTTAcgataataagtaatatttttgacataaaaagtaacATTTTTCATGcgtgacccaaataagatatttgtttcACGAAATTGATCAATGAAATCGTAGAGTTTTTGTGTAAATAGAATTTGTAAATCTAGTAAAACTTTCATTCTAGTCTCATACATATGTCATGTTCATAAATATGTATTTGAAATGCTCGATGATGACGATGAATTTTGTATTTGAAAGTTGAAaggataaatttatattttttagaaaaaaatcttcaatagaaaaaaatttgtttgaaaTTTGTGGCATTCTCACACACTCTGTAGAATGAAAGTTGCAGCATAATTCAGATAATTGATAAGCACAAGACTCATTCGAACTTTTCATTCTGAACTCATAAGTTACGTAAAAATTGCTATTGCCAAGACATGGCATAAAATTCAACACAAATAAGTGGAAAAATATGTGGTGAAACGTAATTAAGCCTCAATGGATTCACATATTTTCTCCAAATGAAGGTGCTTCTCCTCTTCATCCATGAAAGAAGTAATAGGAAAATACCTCCCAATTCCCATTGGAGTCTTGAAGTAAATCTTGTTCCCCGCGGATTCGTCGATGCTCATTTCGACTATCGGTACCCACAGAAGAAGCTGTTTGCTTTTAACACCACTCATCTTTTTCATCTTGCCTTTCTCCACAAATGCAGTCACCTCTGTGTCATATCTAACAACACTATTCGTCCCTGCGAAGAAATGCTCGTATGGGGACTTCTGTTTCATCCAGACGTACCCGGTTTCACGCACTAGGCCACACTCTTCGAGGTTCTTGAGTGGGAGCACGCCTCTTGGAAATCCCAGTTCTTCCAGCATCTTTAGGGAGTGCTTGTAGCACTCCTCAGCTCCATGGACGATTTCTGCGTTCGCACGGAGATCTTCCCGCTGCTTGTTGCTTGCCATTTGCTAAGAATTTGGTGGATGAGTGTGAGTAATGGTGATGGGGATGGAAGAACATTGGCTTTTTTTACTTATATAGAGAACGTAGTTTGGCTGGTTTTGTGGTTGTTTAATTGGAAGTTGAACTGCAACGGTTGTGTTGGTGGAGTCGTTCACCAAACAGTGTTTATCATACGCTTACTCATTGTTTTATTTTACATTCGCTGCTCGTGAAAAAGTTTGTGAAAGAAAATTTATCAGTGCACAAATCTCTCTGGAACTTATCTAAATCTTATCCAAGTTCAAACTTATTCGGTTTGTTCTGTTAGaacaattttcataatttatttatttagtttgtCGATAACGAACAATGTTTACTGCTGCGAAAATTACGAGGATCGACCTGCCTGGTCAGGTCGCGGGGGTCGAGGGGACAGAGCCACACCATCATTCGCAAGGGGTAAGACAACTCTTTGGAAACCACACAATCATTCGCAAGAGGTAAGACAACTCTTTGGACACAACACTTTGTTTCATGATTGGTTTTAATGAAATGGTATAATGTTTGATGAAGAGTCGCTTCTGTTTTGAAtataattttcgtttttatatATATGACATCATTAGatcaaaaaaaaattggattttgatttgatttagAAACCTATAAATACAGAATATCTTTATTGTATGCGGAGATAAATTTTTCAtatcaataattaaataaatctagGTAATAAATATTAGCTATACCCCAAATAGAATAAACTAATTGTATAGGTACAGAGGTGGAATACCTAAATGCCAATTGCCACCCAATTAATTatgtaaaatattaaataaatttggaGACGAACCTAATTCAAAACACGAGCTATATCCTTGAATCATAGCAAACTCGTCGTATTGAATAGTTCTCTTATGAGATAATCTCGCATATATTTGTTTGTGAGATGTGTTAAATATACTCATATTTATGACAAAAAGTAATAGTTTTGAgattaaaaagtaataatttttcatgggtGGCTCAGATAgaatatctgtatcacaaattTGACttttgagaccgtctcacgagagTTTTTCTGCTCACGATACTCTAAATGATAACGTGTTCAAATATTTAGTTAATTtaagaaaattgaaaattattataaaaaatagatTTATCAATTTACAattttgtttgatttatttcttttttgatAACTCAGATCTCCAAGCTCCCGAAAGAGTTGATTAATAATCTTTTTGTTGAGATTGACATCTGACGATGTTATTTAAATTGGTGTCTCAATCACGAGATCATATAAGAGATCTATATTTATGAAGTGGaaagtaatacttttgacaaaaaaatttaaaaaaattatgagttTGGTTAATTCAAAGATCTGCCTCACTGAATTAATTCTTGAAATCGtctcatataatttttttttttgtagaagAATTATTAAATAGAAACTGACACTCAGaaatttataattttgtatGATCAATAACTATATGTTCTCGTATCAAATGTATTAGTAATTTCTTACTGGTCGAGTTCAATTCAAAATGAAAACAATTTAATGAAAGAAACTTAAAGAGGGATTGCATTGAAGTGCGAATTATGGGTGATGAGATAATTGTGGTTGCCTCGATTATTTTCTAATCCAATTGACAAAGACATCTTCAATATTTGGATATATTTTGAGATTGACATGTgataatggcaaaaacttgtgtgagacggtctcacgggtcgtattttgtgagacgggtattttatttggatcatctatgaaaaactattattttttatgctaagagtattactttttattgtgaatatcgatatggttgacccgtctcacagataaaaattcgtgagaccgtctcaaaagAGATCTACTCTGTGATAATAGGGTAAATTACATTTTGTATCAGATATATTTCGTTTCTTTGTATGTTATTAGTCAATTCACGATCTTATACGTTaacatgtatttttttttgttcagCTATTTTTCACCGGAATACTAACATGTACTAAACATTGCTAAAAAGAAAATACATGTTAGTTAATTAATATGGACATACGGTGAATTGATCTATATAATAACAAATATGACAAAAAAAGTGTAAATTACAAGACAAAAAATATTGTTGTTTATGAACGGACTAGATTTATAATTTTGTATGGTTGATAaagttttacattttttttgacTCAATTCtggtttaaaaataaaataatttaaagggtCGAGTAGGAGTGAGCAAGATTTCGGTTAAACCGAATTAACAGATCGAATCGAGCCAATTCAAAAATTCGGTTCGATTATTTCGGAAATTTGATCGGTTAAAGAGCCGAGTATGCTTtaacatatataaataataaatatattgttAAATGTAAGGGTTTTAGTGTTCGGCTGCATTTGATGAATATTAGGAGCCGAAATG
This window of the Primulina tabacum isolate GXHZ01 chromosome 12, ASM2559414v2, whole genome shotgun sequence genome carries:
- the LOC142521075 gene encoding protein LOWER TEMPERATURE 1-like, which produces MDGGCAAPSPPDSGNTATGSGGKATEFLANLPSRGLFSSTVFSSNPGGMRVYVCDHDTSPPEDQLIKTNQTNILIRSLMLKNKAASSVKDGKSPAAGQSSKKRSADRALDGKAAGKRAMSSSQLGSLQEGSSQVVDKNLQNLTVERLRALLKEKGLSPKGKKDELIARLRG
- the LOC142520417 gene encoding uncharacterized protein LOC142520417; this encodes MASNKQREDLRANAEIVHGAEECYKHSLKMLEELGFPRGVLPLKNLEECGLVRETGYVWMKQKSPYEHFFAGTNSVVRYDTEVTAFVEKGKMKKMSGVKSKQLLLWVPIVEMSIDESAGNKIYFKTPMGIGRYFPITSFMDEEEKHLHLEKICESIEA